A genomic segment from Sciurus carolinensis chromosome 1, mSciCar1.2, whole genome shotgun sequence encodes:
- the Actrt2 gene encoding actin-related protein T2: MFNPHILDSPAVIFDNGSGLCKAGLSGEIGPRHVISSMVGHPKFKTPNPGANQKKYFVGEEALYKHETLHLHSPIERGLITGWDDMEKLWRHLFEWELGVKPSDQPVLMTEPSLNPRENREKMAEVMFESFSVPAFYLSDQAVLALYASACVTGLVVDSGDGVTCTVPIFEGYSLPHAVTKLYVAGRDVTELLTRLLLASGRTFPCLLDKALVDDIKEKLCYVALEPEKELCRRPEEVLREYKLPDGNVIYIGDQLYQAPEALFSPEQLGTQNPGLAKMVSSSITKCDGDIQKTLFGEIVLSGGTTLFQGLDDRLLRELEQLASKGTPIKITAPPDRWFSTWIGASIVTSLSSFKQMWVTAADFKEFGTSVVQRRCF, encoded by the coding sequence ATGTTTAACCCACACATATTAGATTCTCCGGCCGTTATTTTCGACAATGGATCCGGGCTCTGCAAAGCAGGGCTGTCCGGGGAGATCGGGCCCCGTCACGTCATCAGCTCCATGGTGGGGCACCCGAAATTCAAGACGCCCAACCCAGGAGCCAATCAGAAGAAGTACTTTGTGGGGGAGGAAGCCCTGTACAAGCACGAGACCTTGCACCTGCACTCCCCCATCGAGCGGGGCCTGATCACGGGCTGGGACGACATGGAGAAGCTCTGGAGGCACCTCTTCGAGTGGGAGCTGGGGGTGAAGCCCAGCGACCAGCCGGTGCTCATGACGGAGCCCTCCTTGAACCCCAGGGAGAATCGAGAGAAGATGGCCGAGGTGATGTTCGAGAGCTTCAGCGTGCCCGCCTTCTACCTGTCTGACCAGGCTGTGCTGGCGCTCTACGCCTCGGCCTGCGTCACGGGCCTGGTGGTGGACAGCGGGGATGGGGTCACCTGCACCGTGCCCATCTTTGAGGGCTACTCCCTGCCTCATGCGGTCACCAAGCTCTATGTGGCAGGCAGGGACGTCACAGAGCTCCTCACCCGGCTCCTCCTGGCCAGCGGACGGACCTTCCCATGCCTGCTGGACAAGGCCCTGGTGGACGACATCAAAGAGAAGTTGTGCTACGTTGCCTTAGAGCCAGAGAAGGAGCTGTGCCGGCGGCCCGAGGAGGTCCTGAGGGAGTACAAGCTCCCGGACGGGAACGTCATCTACATCGGGGACCAGCTGTACCAGGCGCCCGAGGCCTTGTTCTCGCCTGAGCAACTGGGCACCCAAAACCCGGGGCTGGCCAAGATGGTTTCTAGCAGCATCACCAAGTGTGACGGAGACATCCAGAAGACACTCTTCGGGGAGATCGTGCTGTCCGGAGGCACCACGCTGTTCCAGGGGCTGGATGACCGGCTGCTGAGGGAGCTAGAGCAGCTGGCTTCCAAAGGCACCCCCATCAAGATCACGGCTCCCCCCGACCGCTGGTTCTCCACATGGATCGGGGCCTCCATCGTCACTTCTCTGAGCAGCTTCAAGCAAATGTGGGTCACCGCTGCAGACTTCAAGGAGTTCGGGACATCCGTGGTCCAGAGAAGATGCTTCTGA